GCGGCTGACCCCCGGCCTCGACACTCTCGTCCTGCGTCCCTTCGCACCCGGTGTCCTGGTGCACAGCGACGGACGCCGGCATCGCGCGGGCGCTCCGCTGGGCGGAGGGGGCGCACGGGGCGCGCTCGGCACTGTGCGCGCCCTGGCGGGCGCCCCGAGGCCGGCACGGACGGCCGGTTCTCCACGGCTGACGGCATCGGCGGGGGCGCGCACCGGCGCACAGTTCGGTGGGGCGGTGGGCGGCGTGGTCGGCGGAGCGGTCGACCAGGCCCGGCTGGGTGCCGCGCTGAGCCGGCTCGCCGGGGTCCCCCTGCAACGGCTGCTGGCCCGCCCCGAGTTGCCGGCCGCCCACGCCCTGGGCCACCGCGGCCTGCCCGCCCGTACGGTCGAGGGCTTTCTGCGTCCGCTGCTCGCCGCGCTGCTCTTCGACCCCGAGCTGTCCACGTCGAGCCGGTGCGCGGATCTCGCGCTGCGGGCGTTCGCGAGTGGCCGGCTGTGCGTGCCGGAGGGCGGCGCGGAGACCCTGCCGGAGCTGCTGTCGCGGGCGCTGCCGCCCGGCACGGTACACACCGGGGTCCGGGTCACGTCCATCGCCACGAACCTCGTGACCACCGCCGACCACGGCGAACTGCGCTGCCGGGCCGTCCTGGTGGCGACCGACGCGCGCACCGCCGCCGGTCTGCTGCCCGGCCTGCGCGTCCCCGACTTCCACCCGGTGACCGTCGTCCACCACACGGCCGACGAGGCGCCCGCGACCGGTGCGTTCCTGCTCCTTGAGGCGGACCGCGGGGGCCCGGTCGCGCACACGGCGGTGGTCAGCCGCGTGGACCCGTCCCGCTCCCCCGCCGGCCGCCCGCTGATCTCGTCGACGGTGCTGGGCGCCCCGCCGCAGGACGTGGACAGGGCCGTACGAGCCCATCTGTCCCGCCTCTACGGGGTGTCGACCGCGCGCTGGGAGACGCTCGCCGTGCACCACACCGCCGAGGCGGTGCCCGCGATGCGCCCGCCGCACGACCTGCGCCGTCCGGTACGGCTGCTGGCGGGCCTGTACGTGTGCGGCGACCACCGGGACACGAGCACCGTCCAGGGCGCCCTGCACTCCGGGCACCGGGCGGCGGCCGCGGTCCTGGCGGACCTGGGCGCGGGCCCGATGCATGTGGCGGAGCCCCTGCGAACGGCGGCGACAGCGGCAGGGGCGCGACCGGAAGCGGAAGCCGAGGCGGAAGCGGAAACGGCGGAGGAAGAGGCGGCGGCCGCGTGAGTCAGCCGAGCGCGGCGACCTTGTCGCGGTACCCCCTGACCGGTGCCGCGTCCTTGTAGGGCTCCAGGCGCCGCTCGAAGTCCCGGACGTACTCGGCCGCCCGCACCGAGCGCATCTCCGCCGCCGCGCTCGCCGCCTCGGCACCCAGCAGGCACGCCTGGTCGAGCTCGCCGAGGCCCAGCCGGGCCGAGGCGAGCACGACCAGGCAGAAGAGGCGGCTGCGCGCGAAGGCGGGGGCGCGCAGCTGGAGCGAGCGCTCCGCGTGCTGGACGGCGGCGCGGAACTGCTGGAGATCGCGATGGCAGTGCCCGAACTCGTCGGCGAGCTGGGCCTCGTCGAAGAACCTCGCCCAGTGCGGGACTTCGTCACCGGGCCGGGCCGCTTCGAGTGCCCGTTCGGCCCGGACGAGGGAGGCGGTGCAGGCCCGGACCTCGCCCAGCACCCCGTGGGCGCGCGCCTCGCACGCGTGCAGCAGGGACTGCACGACGGGCGGCGCGGTGGTGCCGACACCCTGCTGGGCCACCCTCGCGAGCTGCACGGCCTCCCGCCCGTGCCCGAGGTAGACGGCCTGGCGGCTCATGGTGGCCAGTACGTACGAGCCGTACGCCCGGTCCCCGGCCGCCTGCGCGAGCCGGAGCGCCTGGACGAAGTAGCGCTGGGCGAGGCCGTGCGCGGCGATGTCGTACGACGTCCAGCCCGCGAGCCGGGTGAGGTCGGAGGCGGCGGCGAACAGGCGGCGGCCGGTCTGCTCGCCGTAGGTGCCGCGCAGCATGGGCTCGGTCTCGTGTTCCAGGTAGCGGACGAGGGCCTGGCGTGCGTGGCCGCCCCCGTAGGCGTCGTCGAGGGTGCGGAACAGCTCGCCGACCGAGCGGAGCGCGGAGATGTCGCCTCCGGTGACCTTCTGCCCGGGTCCGCGCTCGACCTGCCCACGCTGCCGGGGTACGCCGGACCGCCCCTGCACGGGCACCCGTACGACGGGCTGGTCGCCGCGTCCGACCCGGTCGTCGGGCCGCCCGATCAGCCAGTCCCGGCTGGGCACGACGAGCCCGGCCGGAGTGAAGGCGATCTTGCGCAGCTCGGCGTGGCTGCCTGAGTCCTTGCGCCACAGCCCGCTGACGATGTCGACGGCCTCCTCGGGGCTGGCCGCGAACTCCAGCCCCGCGTAGACGGGCGCGCAGGCGTCGAGCCCGAGATCCTGAGCGCTGAGGCGTCGCCCGAGGCGCCGGGTGAACACCTCGGCGATGAGGGCGGGGGTGGTGCCGCGGGGCTGCTGTCCCCGCAGCCAGCGGGTCACCGATGTCTTGTCGTATCTGAGATCAAGGCCGTGTTCGAGACCGAGCTGGTCCACTCGGCGGGCCAGACCCGCGTTGGAGAATCCCGCTTCTGCGATGAGCGCGGCGAGCTGTCGATTGGGAGTGCGCTGCGCGGGTCGTTCCGTCATCTGCGGTGCGGTCTCCTGCCTTCGGGCCCTCTGATGTGCCCGGATTCCTGGTGAGCAGCCCTTTTTGGCCTCGTGAACGGCGCGAATGTAGCGGAGCGTAAGCGGCCGATCGCACATTCCGCCGTACATTCATCCGATCGTGTGAGAATCGGGCGTCGGACTGACGAGCAGCGGCCGGACGTACAGTGGTTCGGGCGCGTCACGTGCCTGACAGACAGCTGCTGAGGAAGCCGCTGAAACAGCCAGGGAGGCGCCACCGTGAGTGGTGAGTTGCGGTTCGTCCGGATGGGATTCGGCGCCGACGGCGTCGAGTACGTCGACTACCAGGCGGCCTGGGACGAGCAGCGCCGGGTGCACGCGGCCCGTTTCGCGGACGAGATCCCCGACACCTGCCTGCTCCTCGAACACCACCCGGTCTACACGGCCGGCCGGCGCACCGACCCGAGCGAGCGCCCCCTGGACGGCACCCCGGTCATCGACGTGGACCGCGGCGGCAAGATCACCTGGCACGGTCCTGGCCAGCTGGTGGGCTACCCCATCCAGAAGCTGCCGCGTCCGGTGGACGTCGTGGCGCACGTACGGCGGCTGGAGGACGCGCTGATCCGTACCTGCGCGGAGTTCGGGGTGGAGACGTCCCGGGTGGAGGGGCGCAGCGGGGTGTGGGTGCTGGGCGACCCGGTCGAGCAGCGGCCGGCGTCCACGCGTGGTGGTCTCTCGCTGGATCTGGATCCCCGGCTGCACGACGACGAGTTCGACCCCCGGATGAACGGGCCCGAGTACGCGCCGTCCAACGCCGGTCAGCGGCGGGAGGACCGGAAGGTCGCGGCGATCGGGATCCGGGTGGCGAAGGGAGTCACCATGCACGGCTTCTCGCTGAACGTGAACCCGGACAACGTCTGGTTCGACCGGATCATCCCGTGCGGGATCCGGGACGCGGGGGTCACGTCGCTCGCGAACGAGCTGGGGCGGGATGTGACGGTGGGAGAGGTTCTGCCCGTGGTGGAGCGGCAGTTGCGGGATGTGCTGGAGCACGCGGAGCTGCGGGCGAGGGTGGTGGAGGGGGCTTCCGCGTAATCCCCGGAGGCTGCGCCCCCGGACGGGCTGAGATGCCCTACCCCCGGTCTCAAAGGTCGCCCGGCTCACGGGGCGGCGAGCGTACGGGCGTACCCTGGTGTACGCCGAAGAATCGAAGCTAAAGGGAGCCATCGTGTCCGCAGTCGCACCCGACGGACGCAAGATGCTGCGCCTGGAGGTCCGGAACGCCCAGACCCCCATCGAGCGCAAGCCCGAGTGGATCAAGACCCGGGCGAAAATGGGTCCCGAGTACACGAAGATGCAGAACCTCGTGAAGAGCGAGGGCCTGCACACCGTCTGCCAGGAAGCCGGCTGCCCCAATATCTACGAGTGCTGGGAGGACCGCGAGGCCACCTTCCTCATCGGCGGCGACCAGTGCACCCGGCGCTGCGACTTCTGCCAGATCGACACGGGCAAGCCCGAGGCCCTCGACCGCGACGAGCCCCGCCGTGTCGGGGAGTCCGTGGTCACGATGGACCTCAACTACGCCACCATCACCGGCGTCGCCCGCGACGACCTGGAGGACGGCGGCGCCTGGCTGTACGCCGAGACCGTGCGCCAGATCCACCAGCAGACGGAGGGGCGCGCGGAAGGCCGTACCAAGGTCGAACTGCTCGCGCCCGACTTCAACGCCGTACCGGAGCTGCTCGCCGAGGTCTTCTCCTCCCGGCCCGAGGTCTTCGCGCACAACGTCGAGACGGTCCCGCGCATCTTCAAGCGCATCCGCCCCGGCTTCCGCTACGACCGCTCGCTCAAGGTCATCACCGACGCCCGCGACTACGGTCTGGTCACGAAGTCGAACCTGATCCTCGGCATGGGCGAGACCCGCGAGGAGGTCAGCGAGGCACTGCGCCAGCTGCACGAGGCCGGTTGCGAGCTGATCACCATCACGCAGTACCTGCGTCCGACCGTCCGGCACCACCCCGTCGAGCGCTGGGTAAAGCCGCACGAGTTCGTCGAGCTGAAGGAGGAGGCCGAGCAGATCGGCTTCTCCGGGGTCATGTCCGGCCCGCTGGTGCGCTCCTCGTACCGCGCCGGCCGCCTCTACCAGATGGCCATCGAGAAGCGCGGTTCCTACATCGCCTCCCAGGCGGTCTGAGCGAGCCCCGAGCCCGGGTACGGCTGCTGACGTACCGTCACTCTTCCTGCCCAGCAAGGGTGCGGCGGAGGTGCGGCAGACGTGTGAATTCGCGCACAAGACACTACCCGCCAGTAACGGCCGATTCCGTGCGGTCCTGACCGTCCTCGCAGTTGAGGGCATACGTCAGGGCCGCATCGGCGTTTTCACCTTCCGTATCAAGGCTTCATCGGTGTTTGACCCGCAAGTCACGCCCTGGTAACACCAATCAGTGACCCTGGTTTCACACGATGTACACCCTTACCCAGAGCCGTCCCGAGGGGGGACCTCCATCATGCAGGCCGCGCCCGTTAGCGCCACGCCCATCCCGTCCTTCACCGACGCGCTGCGCGCAGTCGAGTCGTTGCTCATGGGCAACGGCCAGCGCATCGCCCGCCAGAACGCCTGGACCTCCGTCCTGGAGGACCGCCGCCGCGCCAAGGACCGGGTCGAGGCGCAGCGCGTCCTCGAACAGTCCGTGGCCGCACACCTCTGACCGCCGCTTCCCGGTTCCCCGACGACACCGCCGTCGTCGGCGCTTCCGAGGCCACGTAGACTTCACGGCATGGCGAGGAAGGAACCCGCGGCGGACGCCGCGAACCCCGGGCGACTCAAGCAGATCGCTCTTACGTACAAAATGACCCGCAAGGCCGACAAAAAAATCGGTCTTGTACTCGCGGCTGTCGGAATCAGCACCCTCGGTGTCTTCCTCGCGATCGGCTTCCTGATCGGTCACCCGATCTATCTCGGCATTCTCGGCCTTCTGCTCGCCTTCCTCGCGACGGCGATCGTGTTCGGGCGCCGGGCCGAGCGGGCGGCCTTCGGGCAGATGGAGGGCCAGCCGGGTGCCGCCGCTGCCGTGCTGGACAACATCGGCCGAGGCTGGACGACTACTCCGGCGGTGGCGATGAACCGCAGCCAGGACGTGGTGCACCGCGCGGTCGGCAAGGCCGGCATCGTGCTGGTCGCCGAGGGCAACCCGAACCGGGTGAAGAGCCTGCTGGCCGCCGAGAAGCGGAAGATGTCCCGCATCGTCGCGGACGTGCCGGTGCACGACCTGCTGGTCGGCACGGGCGAGGGCCAGATCGAGCTGAAGAAGCTCCGCACGACCATGCTGAAGCTGCCGCGCGTTCTCGCCGGCCCCCAGGTGACCGCGACCAACGACCGACTGCGGGCGATGGGCGACCTGATGAGCAACATGCCGCTGCCGAAGGGTCCGATGCCCAAGGGGATGCGCATGCCGCGCGGCGGCAAGACCCGCTGAAGCACGCGAGCGACACCTCGCACACCGCTCGTACGACGATGGGGGCGCCCGGATTCACTCCGGGCGCCCCCATCGTCGTATGTCGTCTCGTCGTATGTCGTCGTGCGAAGTCAGATCCGTACTTCCACGGTGCGGGCCAGCCGGTCGTGCAGCCCTCGGCCGTCGCGGTCCCAGATCATGGCCGGAATGGCGACGCACAGCAGGGCCGTGCGGACCAGGGCACGCAGAGGGTTCACCCGGCCGGTGTCCAGGGCGACCACGCGCAGGCCGAAGAGGCGCTTGCCCGGCGTGAAGCCGACGGTACCGACGGTCACCGCGCCCATCAGGAAGAAGATCAGCAGGGCCCAGTTGCCGGTCGCCTGGTTGTAGCCGTCGGTGAGCAGGCCGTATGCGATCAGGAGGCACAGGCCCCAGTCGACGGCCAGTGCGCCGAGGCGGCGGCCCGGGCGGGCGATCGAGCCCGGCCCCTCCTCCGGCAGACCGAGCTGTTCGCCCCGGTATCCGAAGTCGACACCGGCATCCTCCGCGGCTGCGCGCGGTCCGGAGAGCCACGAGCCGATTGCGTCCCTGTTGTCCACCCGACCACCGTACTGCTCGCGATTTTCGATACGTACAGGTGGGTCGCCCGGCCGGAGTCCGGTTAACTTGGTCGAAACAAATGGGTCATGTCTGAGAAATCACCTGTCCCTAAGGTCGGACCCAACGTGTGCCACCGCACTGGCCGCACGAACGAACTACCACCCCGGCACGGACGTCCGGGAGTAGGAGGAGCTGGATGTTCCAGAACGCCGACGACGCCAAGAAGTACATCGCGGATGAGGACGTCAAGTTCGTCGACGTCCGCTTCTGCGACCTGCCGGGTGTGATGCAGCACTTCACACTGCCGGCGTCGGCCTTCGACCCGGACGAGGAACTGGCCTTCGACGGCTCCTCGATCCGAGGATTCCAGGCCATCCACGAGTCCGACATGGCGCTCCGCGCCGACCTGTCCACGGCGCGGGTCGACCCGTTCCGCCGTGACAAGACGGTCAACATCAACTTCTTCATCCACGACCCGATCACGGGCGAGCAGTACTCCCGTGACCCGCGCAACGTGGCCAAGAAGGCCGAGGCATACCTGGCGTCGACCGGTATCGCGGACACCGCGTACTTCGGTCCCGAGGCCGAGTTCTACGTCTTCGACAGCGTGCGCTTCGCCACCGGCGCGAACGAGTCCTTCTACCACATCGACTCCGAGGCCGGCGCCTGGAACACCGGTGCGGTCGAGAACAACCGTGGCTACAAGGTCCGCTACAAGGGCGGTTACTTCCCGACCCCGCCGGTCGACCACTTCGCCGACCTGCGTGCCGAGATCTCCCTGGAGCTGGCCAACTCCGGCCTCGAGGTCGAGCGCCAGCACCACGAGGTGGGCACGGCCGGCCAGGCCGAGATCAACTACAAGTTCAACACGCTGCTCGCCGCGGCCGACGACCTCCAGCTCTTCAAGTACATCGTGAAGAACGTGGCGTGGCGCAACGGCAAGACCGCGACCTTCATGCCGAAGCCGATCTTCGGTGACAACGGCTCGGGCATGCACGTGCACCAGTCGCTGTGGACCGGCGGCCAGCCGCTCTTCTACGACGAGGCCGGTTACGCGGGCCTGTCGGACATCGCCCGCTACTACATCGGCGGCATCCTCAAGCACGCCCCGTCGCTGCTCGCGTTCACCAACCCGACGGTGAACTCGTACCACCGCCTGGTCCCGGGCTTCGAGGCGCCGATCAACATGGTGTACTCGCAGCGCAACCGTTCCGCGGCCATGCGTATCCCGATCACGGGCTCCAACCCGAAGGCCAAGCGCGTCGAGTTCCGCGCGCCCGACTCCTCCGGCAACCCGTACCTCGCCTTCTCGGCCCTGCTGCTGGCGGGCCTGGACGGCATCAAGAACAAGATCGAGCCGGCCGAGCCGATCGACAAGGACCTGTACGAGCTGGCTCCCGAGGAGCACGCGAGCGTGGCGCAGGTCCCGACCTCCCTCCCGGCGGTCCTCGACTCCCTCGAGCGCGACCACGAGTTCCTCCTCCAGGGCGACGTCTTCACGCCGGACCTGATCGAGACGTGGATCGACTTCAAGCGCACGAACGAGATCGCGCCGCTGCAGCTGCGTCCGCACCCGCACGAGTTCGAGCTGTACTTCGACGTGTGAGTCGGCCGGCGCCACCAGGCGTCCGGTAACGGTGTACGTCAGCGCCCTCGTCCCCCGTTTCCTCGGGGGCGGGGGCGTTGTCGTGTCCGACGGCCTGTCGCGAGGGTCCAGGGGGCGTTGTCAGAGAGCCGCACTATGCTGCGAAGGCCTCGCACGGGCACGGGATCTGACGGGACACGAAAGGCAACGGGGATGACGGAGAAGTCCGAACACGACGACCGTGAGCGGGAGTTCGACTTCCGATGGGCGCGCGACGCCCCGCACAAGGAGCCTTCCGCCCGGGCCCGTATGCTCGCGGCCCGCTGGAAGGAGAACCCGCCGGAGCCGGTGCCGTTCCGGGGTGAACCCGAGGGGTCGGGGCCGCGCAGATCGTCGTGGATATCGACGGCCATAGTCCTCGGCTGCGTCGGCGCGATCATCCTCCTGCTGGGGTACGCCCAGTTCCGCGCGCCGTACTAGGAGCAGCGCCGACTCCGGCGAGCCGGGTGTCGCGGGCGCGGCGGGGACGGGACGGTCGACGTGCCCGAGGGGCCCCCGCAAGCGATAATGATGGTTACTCGCACGACGATGCTCCGGTGCTGCCGCATCCGGGTCCGTCCGACCCGGCACGGCGGAACACCACATCCGCCCCCCCAGGGGCGTCGATGCCGCCCACCCCAGGAGCGGAGGAATCCACGATGTGCCGCTGGATTGCCTACTCGGGTACCCCCATCGTTCTCAGCCAGGTCCTCTTCAAGCCCGCGCACTCCTTGATCGACCAGAGCCTGCACTCCCGCATGGGGGTGGAGACGACCAATGGCGACGGCTTCGGCCTCGGCTGGTACTCCGAGGACCCCGCCGCCACTCCGGCTGTCCTGCGGGACGTGGGCCCGGCGTGGAACAACCGCAATCTGCGGGAGGTCGCCCACCACGTTCGCTCGGGTCTCTTCTTCGCCCATATCAGAGCAACGACCGGGACAGCCGTGCAGCAGTCCAACTGCCACCCCTTCCGGAACGGTCGATGGATGTGGATGCACAACGGGATGATCAACGGATTCCACCTCCTGCGGCGTGACCTCGCTCTGGCCGTTGATCCGGCCCTGTATCCCGACATCGAGGGTTCCACCGACTCCGAGCTCATGTTCTTCCTCGCCCTCACCTTCGGCCTGACAGAGGATCCTCCCGCTGCCGTGGCGCGCATGGCGGGCCTGATCGAGAGAAGGGGACACGAGCACGGCATCCAGTACCCCCTTCAGATGACCGTCGCGGTGGCCGACGGCGAACGCGTATGGGCCTTCCGCTACTCCAGCGAAGGCCACTCACGGTCGTTGTTCTTCAGCACCAGAGTGGACACCCTGCGCGCACTCCACCCGGATACCGAGTTCCTCCGTGAGGTCTCCGACGACACCCGCCTCGTCGTGTCCGAACCGCTGGGCGACCTCCCCGGCGCCTGGAACGCGGTACCCGAGAGCAGTTACGGCATCATCCAGCCGGGCCAAGACGTGATCCGCGCCTTCCAGCCCGATCTCCAAGGCGCCTCGGCCCGGGGTTGACCAGCCCGCCTGCCGCTCATGTCAGGACGATGTGCCGCGCGAGTGAGCGAGCGCTGCCCCGGGCGCGGTACTGACGGACCGGGAAGTGAGAGCCTTGTCGGAGACCTACGAGAACGCTCAAGTACCGACCCTTCACGCCGTTCCGTGCGCCGATCCTCTGGGAGACCCGTTTCTGCGCACCCGGTTCGCCCTCCCCACGAAGCCCGCCACCTTCCTGCGGCGGCAGCGGCTCGTCGACCACCTCGACCAGGCTCTCGGAACGCGGTTGACACTGCTCAACGGCGCTGCCGGGGCCGGCAAGACCCTGCTGGCCGCCGACTGGGCCGCCGAGCTGCGGTCGCCGGTCGCCTGGCTCACCGTCGAAGCGGGGGACTGGCGTCCCGGGGTGTTCTGGGCGTACGTCCTGCAGACCCTGAGCGCCTGCGGTGCAGTGGCGTCCGACGCGGTCGGGACCCCCTCGGACGCTTCCACGGTGGACCGCAAGCTGCTCGCAGCGCTCGCCGCCGAGCTGAACGATCACGGCCGGCCCGTGGTCCTCGTGCTCGACGAGTACGAGCGAGTGAACGCACCGGAGATCGCGGAGCAATTGGCGTTCGTCCTGCACCACGCCGGGCGGGGGCTGCGCCTCGTCCTCGTCACCCGCACCGAACCACTGCTTCCGTTGCACCGTTACCGGGCGGCCGGCGATCTGACGGAGATCCGCGCC
This genomic interval from Streptomyces sp. B21-083 contains the following:
- a CDS encoding class II glutamine amidotransferase; amino-acid sequence: MCRWIAYSGTPIVLSQVLFKPAHSLIDQSLHSRMGVETTNGDGFGLGWYSEDPAATPAVLRDVGPAWNNRNLREVAHHVRSGLFFAHIRATTGTAVQQSNCHPFRNGRWMWMHNGMINGFHLLRRDLALAVDPALYPDIEGSTDSELMFFLALTFGLTEDPPAAVARMAGLIERRGHEHGIQYPLQMTVAVADGERVWAFRYSSEGHSRSLFFSTRVDTLRALHPDTEFLREVSDDTRLVVSEPLGDLPGAWNAVPESSYGIIQPGQDVIRAFQPDLQGASARG
- the lipA gene encoding lipoyl synthase produces the protein MSAVAPDGRKMLRLEVRNAQTPIERKPEWIKTRAKMGPEYTKMQNLVKSEGLHTVCQEAGCPNIYECWEDREATFLIGGDQCTRRCDFCQIDTGKPEALDRDEPRRVGESVVTMDLNYATITGVARDDLEDGGAWLYAETVRQIHQQTEGRAEGRTKVELLAPDFNAVPELLAEVFSSRPEVFAHNVETVPRIFKRIRPGFRYDRSLKVITDARDYGLVTKSNLILGMGETREEVSEALRQLHEAGCELITITQYLRPTVRHHPVERWVKPHEFVELKEEAEQIGFSGVMSGPLVRSSYRAGRLYQMAIEKRGSYIASQAV
- the lipB gene encoding lipoyl(octanoyl) transferase LipB, which gives rise to MGFGADGVEYVDYQAAWDEQRRVHAARFADEIPDTCLLLEHHPVYTAGRRTDPSERPLDGTPVIDVDRGGKITWHGPGQLVGYPIQKLPRPVDVVAHVRRLEDALIRTCAEFGVETSRVEGRSGVWVLGDPVEQRPASTRGGLSLDLDPRLHDDEFDPRMNGPEYAPSNAGQRREDRKVAAIGIRVAKGVTMHGFSLNVNPDNVWFDRIIPCGIRDAGVTSLANELGRDVTVGEVLPVVERQLRDVLEHAELRARVVEGASA
- a CDS encoding NAD(P)/FAD-dependent oxidoreductase codes for the protein MLEPAYQADVVIVGAGVAGLAAAHRLTSAGVTTAVLEAAPYVGGRMATEKVDGFRLDRIGQLLSTSYPELRLTPGLDTLVLRPFAPGVLVHSDGRRHRAGAPLGGGGARGALGTVRALAGAPRPARTAGSPRLTASAGARTGAQFGGAVGGVVGGAVDQARLGAALSRLAGVPLQRLLARPELPAAHALGHRGLPARTVEGFLRPLLAALLFDPELSTSSRCADLALRAFASGRLCVPEGGAETLPELLSRALPPGTVHTGVRVTSIATNLVTTADHGELRCRAVLVATDARTAAGLLPGLRVPDFHPVTVVHHTADEAPATGAFLLLEADRGGPVAHTAVVSRVDPSRSPAGRPLISSTVLGAPPQDVDRAVRAHLSRLYGVSTARWETLAVHHTAEAVPAMRPPHDLRRPVRLLAGLYVCGDHRDTSTVQGALHSGHRAAAAVLADLGAGPMHVAEPLRTAATAAGARPEAEAEAEAETAEEEAAAA
- a CDS encoding SCO2195 family GlnR-regulated protein, giving the protein MQAAPVSATPIPSFTDALRAVESLLMGNGQRIARQNAWTSVLEDRRRAKDRVEAQRVLEQSVAAHL
- a CDS encoding DUF4191 domain-containing protein, producing MARKEPAADAANPGRLKQIALTYKMTRKADKKIGLVLAAVGISTLGVFLAIGFLIGHPIYLGILGLLLAFLATAIVFGRRAERAAFGQMEGQPGAAAAVLDNIGRGWTTTPAVAMNRSQDVVHRAVGKAGIVLVAEGNPNRVKSLLAAEKRKMSRIVADVPVHDLLVGTGEGQIELKKLRTTMLKLPRVLAGPQVTATNDRLRAMGDLMSNMPLPKGPMPKGMRMPRGGKTR
- the glnA gene encoding type I glutamate--ammonia ligase, whose product is MFQNADDAKKYIADEDVKFVDVRFCDLPGVMQHFTLPASAFDPDEELAFDGSSIRGFQAIHESDMALRADLSTARVDPFRRDKTVNINFFIHDPITGEQYSRDPRNVAKKAEAYLASTGIADTAYFGPEAEFYVFDSVRFATGANESFYHIDSEAGAWNTGAVENNRGYKVRYKGGYFPTPPVDHFADLRAEISLELANSGLEVERQHHEVGTAGQAEINYKFNTLLAAADDLQLFKYIVKNVAWRNGKTATFMPKPIFGDNGSGMHVHQSLWTGGQPLFYDEAGYAGLSDIARYYIGGILKHAPSLLAFTNPTVNSYHRLVPGFEAPINMVYSQRNRSAAMRIPITGSNPKAKRVEFRAPDSSGNPYLAFSALLLAGLDGIKNKIEPAEPIDKDLYELAPEEHASVAQVPTSLPAVLDSLERDHEFLLQGDVFTPDLIETWIDFKRTNEIAPLQLRPHPHEFELYFDV
- a CDS encoding RDD family protein; its protein translation is MDNRDAIGSWLSGPRAAAEDAGVDFGYRGEQLGLPEEGPGSIARPGRRLGALAVDWGLCLLIAYGLLTDGYNQATGNWALLIFFLMGAVTVGTVGFTPGKRLFGLRVVALDTGRVNPLRALVRTALLCVAIPAMIWDRDGRGLHDRLARTVEVRI
- a CDS encoding SCO2583/SCO2584 N-terminal domain-containing protein; protein product: MTEKSEHDDREREFDFRWARDAPHKEPSARARMLAARWKENPPEPVPFRGEPEGSGPRRSSWISTAIVLGCVGAIILLLGYAQFRAPY
- a CDS encoding regulator, giving the protein MTERPAQRTPNRQLAALIAEAGFSNAGLARRVDQLGLEHGLDLRYDKTSVTRWLRGQQPRGTTPALIAEVFTRRLGRRLSAQDLGLDACAPVYAGLEFAASPEEAVDIVSGLWRKDSGSHAELRKIAFTPAGLVVPSRDWLIGRPDDRVGRGDQPVVRVPVQGRSGVPRQRGQVERGPGQKVTGGDISALRSVGELFRTLDDAYGGGHARQALVRYLEHETEPMLRGTYGEQTGRRLFAAASDLTRLAGWTSYDIAAHGLAQRYFVQALRLAQAAGDRAYGSYVLATMSRQAVYLGHGREAVQLARVAQQGVGTTAPPVVQSLLHACEARAHGVLGEVRACTASLVRAERALEAARPGDEVPHWARFFDEAQLADEFGHCHRDLQQFRAAVQHAERSLQLRAPAFARSRLFCLVVLASARLGLGELDQACLLGAEAASAAAEMRSVRAAEYVRDFERRLEPYKDAAPVRGYRDKVAALG